The following proteins come from a genomic window of Asterias amurensis chromosome 15, ASM3211899v1:
- the LOC139947903 gene encoding uncharacterized protein translates to MAETAPTTETTCKIRHIHLECPICLSRFTDPKILDCQHSFCLKCLHDLVDKHNPKTALIICPVCRKKTAIPDKGVTALLNSFFLSSLIDDVINLKGAEEDIISPVSICEGCDEGLEAVSRCVDCDANLCKTCQEHHAKLKMNRHHQIVDVVSSSNKRPKDKDKSESPKCKKHTDQELCFYCDKCDLLVCPKCAVLDHQTKTHHLSEINDSVRSHRKAVDEALKKFDECRRQFQKVDDSIKHSQRRLKLMVDRALRDILAKEEGEIAKVRNASRLLQDRVNQIGQARVEEFESIQSSNRDNMSRAEQIVAAVNNLMQHADNFELLYLKPKVMYNLTFHKELQLQTVQHSKSFVGFKGHDVVTNNLDIGEILEEDNLEVNTVFGGRGNAGGKFEFAADVACFSNGDIVVADTTRQLLSTFTSKGDYKSTDVQSGTRDGNMKLHFGVAVTSDDLLLATDGQDVKVYDRELRYIRQFRPSWNRANGKSGSLLRGIAVDEKDRIAVADCERKVITLHNKDGIIFRTIHHGDIGRICRLSVSSKERVIFTNYDEMKLVCVDFRGNEVFNNITTSVDGYSVKPDGVCCDDAGDIYVSVHCGERGPCRIHHYDATGEHIGCVARDLVSPAGMTFTHTGDFIVADRYSVKIFHRV, encoded by the coding sequence ATGGCCGAAACTGCACCAACCactgagaccacttgcaagattagacaCATACACCTCGAATGCCCAATCTGCCTGAGTCGATTCACCGATCCAAAAATCCTGGACTGCCAGCACAGCTTCTGCTTAAAGTGTCTCCATGACCTTGTAGACAAGCATAATCCGAAGACGGCTCTTATTATTTGTCCAGTGTGTAGAAAGAAAACTGCAATCCCAGATAAGGGAGTGACGGCTCTTCTTAACAGTTTTTTCTTGAGCTCGCttatcgatgacgtcatcaatcttAAAGGTGCGGAGGAGGACATCATTTCTCCTGTCTCTATttgcgaaggatgcgacgaaggtcttgaagccgtctcacggtgtgttgactgtgatGCGAACTTGTGCAAGACATGTCAGGAACACCACGCGAAATTAAAAATGAACAGGCATCACCAAATCGTTGATGTTGTTAGCTCGTCAAATAAGCGACCCAAAGACAAGGACAAATCTGAATCTCCGAAGTGCAAgaaacacactgaccaggaactgtgttttTATTGTGACAAGTGTGATTTGCTTGTGTGTCCTAAATGTGCGGTGCTCGATCACCAAACAAAAACCCACCATCTCTCTGAAATCAATGATTCCGTAAGATCTCACCGTAAAGCTGTTGATGAAGCCTTGAAGAAGTTTGATGAGTGTCGGAGGCAATTCCAGAAAGTGGATGACTCTATCAAACACTCACAGCGTAGATTAAAGCTCATGGTCGACCGGGCTCTTCGAGATATTTTGGCTAAGGAGGAAGGAGAAATTGCTAAAGTAAGAAATGCATCTCGCCTCCTTCAAGACAGAGTCAATCAAATCGGTCAAGCAAGAGTTGAGGAATTTGAGAGCATACAGAGCAGCAATCGCGATAACatgagccgtgcagagcagatcgtagctgCAGTCAATAACTTGATGCAACATGCTGATAACTTTGAGCTGCTGTACCTCAAGCCAAAGGTTATGTACAACTTGACATTCCACAAAGAGCTTCAGCTTCAAACTGTGCAGCACAGCAAGTCATTTGtcgggttcaaaggtcatgatgtaGTCACTAATAATCTGGATAtcggtgaaatactagaggAAGATAATCTGGAAGTGAACACAGTGTTTGGTGGACGTGGTAATGCTGGAGGGAAGTTTGAGTTTGCAGCGGACGTTGCTTGTTTTAGCAATGGTGACATTGTCGTTGCTGATACAACAAGGCAGCTATTATCCACGTTCACATCAAAGGGTGATTACAAATCTACAGATGTTCAAAGTGGAACAAGGGATGGCAATATGAAATTACATTTTGGTGTTGctgtgacctctgatgacctgctGCTAGCTACTGACGGAcaggatgtaaaggtttatgatagagAACTGCGATATATCCGTCAGTTCAGACCTTCCTGGAATAGAGCCAATGGGAAGTCGGGGAGTCTTCTTCGTGGTATCGCCGTGGACGAGAAAGATCGGATTGCAGTTGCTGACTGTGAGAGAAAGGTTATAACTCTCCATAACAAAGATGGTATAATCTTTCGCACAATACATCATGGCGATATTGGTCGGATCTGTCGTCTTTCTGTTAGCAGCAAGGAGCGTGTGATTTTTACAAACTACGACGAGATGAAATTAGTTTGTGTAGATTTCAGgggaaacgaggtgttcaataATATCACCACCTCCGTTGACGGCTATTCTGTCAAACCTGACGGTGTGTGCTGCGACGATGCTGGAGACATATATGTGTCTGTTCATTGCGGTGAACGGGGACCTTGTAGGATACATCATTACGATGCAACAGgtgagcacatcggctgtgtagctcgTGACTTGGTCAGTCCTGCGGGCATGACGTTTACTCATACTGGTGACTTCATCGTTGCTGATAGATACTCGGTCAAGATCTTTCATCGCGTGTGA
- the LOC139947904 gene encoding uncharacterized protein, with amino-acid sequence MRSIEFESSVAFAVVSAICIMWILRQYHRWSSTSQKQSTRATFGHELKKQHFCIDANVYQCNNGSFGAVPRPVLEKQQRLMEKRERNPELWYRNQYDPYLFPHEEAHNTNMYADGVDAVAAFVCSKRQDLVLVENVTTGTNVVLKSLSFQRGDKILITSHTYRPVKRTVEYVSKRLALETVVIEIPIPIDSEDDIINLYSEVLNVDKDIKLAVVDHITGASAIKMPVKRIAELCHTNGVMVLVDGAHAPGQIPLNMEDLGVDFYCGNLHKWLFTPRGCAFLWVQPDYKDVISPVTTSYHQFDSNLMQRFCFLGTRDCIPYYLAETAIKFYNDLGGMEEIVTYNSTLSSWAADMISKALNAEKLQIPVGMRAPCMSLVAIPETSLYPACTETCHRLMSDVYKHSQVFVVFSYFNQRLWCRISSQVYNCKEDYIRLRDALLEVLKL; translated from the exons ATGAGGTCAATAGAGTTTGAATCGTCAGTGGCTTTTGCCGTAGTTTCAGCTATTTGTATTATGTGGATACTTCGTCAGTATCATCGTTGGTCATCCACATCCCAGAAACAGTCAACAAGGGCAACATTTGGTCATGAGTTGAAGAAGCAACATTTCTGTATTGATGCAAACGTCTATCAGTGTAATAATGGGTCCTTTGGAGCGGTGCCACGCCCAGTTCTTGAGAAACAACAGAG GTTGATGGAGAAGCGTGAGAGAAATCCTGAACTATGGTATAGAAATCAATATGATCCATATTTGTTTCCACATGAGGAAGCGCATAACACCAACATGTATGCTGATGGAGTTGATGCAGTGGCTGCCTTTGTATGTTCCAAACGACAAGACTTGGTTCTGGTTGAAAATGTAACAACAG gtacCAATGTTGTATTGAAGAGCCTGTCTTTTCAACGAGGGGACAAGATCTTGATTACAAGTCACACATACAGACCTGTAAAAAGAACTGTAGAGTATGTTTCCAAACGATTAG CTTTAGAAACCGTGGTTATAGAGATCCCAATTCCTATTGACAGTGAGGATGACATCATCAACTTGTACTCTGAGGTCTTAAATGTTGATAAAGACATCAAACTTGCAGTGGTCGACCACATCACCGGTGCCAGTGCAATCAAAATGCCAGTTAAGCGTATTGCAGAACTGTGTCATACGAATGGAGTTATGGTGCTTGTAGATGGTGCACATGCACCAGGACAAATCCCTCTTAA TATGGAAGATCTGGGCGTGGACTTCTATTGTG GTAATCTACACAAGTGGTTATTTACTCCTCGTGGGTGTGCCTTCTTGTGGGTTCAGCCAGACTACAAGGATGTTATTAGCCCAGTCACAACATCATATCATCAGTTTGATTCAAACTTGATGCAAAGGTTCTGCTTTTTAGGCACACGAGATTGTATTCCTTACTATTTGGCAGAAACAGCCATAAAATTCTACAATGACCTGGGTGGAATG GAGGAAATAGTAACATACAACTCGACACTTTCAAGTTGGGCAGCAGACATGATTTCAAAAGCTTTGAATGCTGAAAAGCTTCAAATACCAGTTGGTATGAGAGCTCCATGTATGTCATTGGTTGCCATTCCAGAGACGAGTCTCTATCCTGCATGTACTGAGACTTGTCACAGATTAATGAGTGATGTTTACAAGCACAGCCAGGTGTTTGTAGTGTTCTCTTATTTCAATCAAAGGCTTTGGTGCAGAATTTCAAGTCAAGTGTACAACTGTAAAGAAGATTACATCAGACTGAGGGATGCTCTACTGGAAGTTTTAAAACTTTAA
- the LOC139947905 gene encoding uncharacterized protein: MREQCKFINSKLSQFVKHLMTVLSAILFTYYTVHVLDLPVDFYLWSRPEFTTRIFTRSDQDSLLVSSTPIKKTTAKRLFGPMEKGMSLDHADINSERFPQVKEMVSTSQAQTAAL; encoded by the exons ATGCGAGAGCAGTGTAAATTCATTAACTCAAAACTGTCCCAGTTTGTCAAACATCTGATGACAGTCCTGTCCGCGATCTTGTTTACTTACTACACTGTTCATGTTCTAGATCTACCAGTAGACTTCTACTTGTGGTCAAGACCAGAGTTTACGACAAGAATATTCACCAGAAG tGATCAAGATAGTCTACTGGTGTCATCAACGCCAATAAAGAAAACCACAGCAAAGAGACTGTTTGGACCCATGGAGAAAGGAATGTCACTAGACCATGCAGACATTAACTCAGAACG GTTTCCACAGGTAAAAGAAATGGTCAGCACATCCCAAGCCCAAACCGCAGCCCTATAG